In the Bdellovibrionales bacterium genome, GTAAGCTCGTTGAAACTCTCACGGCTCTGTTAGCATTGGTTTTTGTTAGCTTCTTGTTTCTTCATGCCATGCCGGGGGGGCCTTTCGATGATGAGGTCTCTCTAAATCCCCAAGTAAAAGAAAATCTGATTCGCACCTGGGCCCTCGATCAGCCGGTCGGGACTCAGTTCCTTGCTTATTTTAAAAGCCTTCTTAAGGGTGATCTCGGCAGCTCTATGCACCAAGGCGGGAAGACTGTGGGTGAAATTCTGTCACAGGGCTTTTCGCAAACGGTCGTCCTCAATGTGCTGGCGATTCTGGTTTCATATCTCTTGGCTTTTGCAACGACCTTTCTGACTTCGGCAAACAAGTACTCTTTACTGAGTCGCGGGATTGGCTCGTTGAATATTCTTGCGATTTCATTGCCGTCGTTATTCCTGGGGCCGGTGCTGATTTATTTCTTCGGGTTTTACCTCAACCTGCTGCCGACGGCGTTTCTTTCAAGTCCGTTGCATTATATTTTACCGGTTCTGACCTTGAGCATCCGTCCTTGGGCGCAGCTGCACATGCTGCTGGATAATTCCTTGCAAGAAACTTTGCAGCTTGATTTCATTCGCACGG is a window encoding:
- a CDS encoding ABC transporter permease, whose translation is MFLHAMPGGPFDDEVSLNPQVKENLIRTWALDQPVGTQFLAYFKSLLKGDLGSSMHQGGKTVGEILSQGFSQTVVLNVLAILVSYLLAFATTFLTSANKYSLLSRGIGSLNILAISLPSLFLGPVLIYFFGFYLNLLPTAFLSSPLHYILPVLTLSIRPWAQLHMLLDNSLQETLQLDFIRTAKAKGLSKFQILTGHAYKNSLMPVLSMSGPLIVGLISGSFLVEVLFSVPGLGQQFVESLNLRDYPVVMGLVLLYGSSMIVLTNVFDVMAMWADPRIRGQR